A stretch of the Flavobacterium aquiphilum genome encodes the following:
- the rpoN gene encoding RNA polymerase factor sigma-54: MLKQFLNLKISQKLSPQQIQLMKLIQLPTQAFEQRLLEEMNENPALESGKEEDNYEKDEFDTEDYDDYDDSEADRVDAEDINIDEYLNSDDTPDYKTQANNYSDDDESKETPFAAAISFHQDLINQLNTFILNDEERDIAEFLVGSIDDMGYIRRSIPDLVDDMAFTQGLYTTEKQVEAILNIIHELEPTGVGARDLQECLLLQLKHKTPTESIELATSIIEQQFDSFVKKHYDKLIQKFSISNEQLKNAIHEIERLNPKPGGSFSGNSKITENVVPDFTIRIVDGDLELTLNGRNAPSLHVSKDYQEMMQTYKESKDKSSSQKDAVQFIKQKLDSAKWFIDAIKQRQDTLFVTMNAIMHYQKDYLLDGDETRLKPMILKDIADMIGLDISTVSRVANSKYVETPYGTKLIKEFFSEAMKNDQGEEVSTIEIKRILQNTIEEEDKKNPLPDDLLAEILKEKGYPIARRTIAKYREQLEIPVARMRKKL; this comes from the coding sequence ATGCTTAAGCAGTTTTTAAATTTAAAAATATCACAAAAATTATCTCCACAACAAATTCAGTTGATGAAGTTAATTCAGTTGCCTACGCAAGCATTTGAACAACGATTACTTGAAGAAATGAACGAAAATCCTGCTCTGGAATCAGGAAAAGAGGAGGATAACTACGAAAAAGACGAGTTCGACACTGAAGATTATGACGATTATGATGATTCTGAAGCGGACAGAGTGGATGCCGAAGATATCAATATAGACGAATACCTCAATAGTGACGACACTCCAGATTATAAAACTCAGGCCAACAACTACAGCGATGATGACGAATCTAAGGAAACGCCATTTGCCGCAGCAATAAGTTTCCACCAAGACCTCATCAATCAGTTAAATACGTTTATCCTGAATGACGAGGAGCGTGATATTGCCGAATTTTTGGTGGGAAGTATCGACGACATGGGTTATATCCGCAGAAGCATTCCCGATTTGGTCGATGACATGGCCTTTACCCAAGGTCTTTACACTACCGAAAAACAAGTAGAAGCTATCCTAAACATCATCCACGAACTCGAACCAACTGGCGTTGGCGCAAGAGATTTACAGGAATGTTTATTACTTCAGTTAAAACACAAAACCCCGACAGAATCAATCGAACTGGCTACTTCCATTATCGAACAACAATTTGATTCTTTTGTAAAAAAACATTACGACAAACTGATTCAGAAATTCAGCATTTCCAATGAGCAGCTTAAAAATGCCATACACGAAATCGAAAGACTGAATCCAAAACCGGGCGGTTCATTTTCTGGAAACAGCAAAATCACCGAAAATGTAGTTCCTGATTTCACCATCCGTATTGTTGACGGTGATTTGGAACTAACATTAAATGGAAGAAACGCTCCTTCCCTGCACGTTTCCAAAGATTATCAGGAAATGATGCAAACCTATAAAGAATCAAAAGACAAATCGAGTTCACAAAAAGATGCTGTACAGTTTATCAAGCAAAAACTGGATTCGGCTAAATGGTTTATTGATGCCATCAAGCAACGTCAGGACACTTTGTTTGTAACGATGAATGCTATAATGCATTACCAAAAAGACTATCTGCTCGACGGTGACGAAACCCGTTTAAAACCGATGATTCTAAAAGACATCGCAGATATGATTGGTCTTGATATCTCAACTGTTTCCAGAGTCGCCAACAGTAAATATGTAGAAACTCCTTATGGCACAAAACTGATAAAAGAATTCTTTTCGGAGGCAATGAAAAACGACCAGGGCGAAGAAGTCTCAACTATTGAAATCAAAAGAATTTTACAAAATACCATTGAGGAAGAAGACAAGAAAAATCCGTTGCCGGATGATCTATTGGCTGAAATCCTTAAAGAAAAAGGATATCCGATTGCCCGAAGAACAATTGCAAAATACCGAGAACAGCTTGAAATTCCTGTTGCGCGTATGAGAAAAAAACTTTAA
- a CDS encoding porin family protein, producing MMRLFLGCFLFLSFFMGYSQEKENTFSIDTLHVKIDSLYREDQFYAGINYNSLIKKPDGVSQSKISFGFFGGFLRDMPINKKRTFAIAPGIGFSFNNYLQNMAITGSGQNPVYTVIPSDVHYDKSRFEQFRVEFPIEIRWRDSDPVTYQFFRIYSGFKLSYLLLDKSVFDDGINKIVVKNNKDFEDFLYSVYVSVGYSAFNLQVHYNLNSFFKSSAQIDSVPITMNALSIGVIYYIL from the coding sequence ATGATGCGATTATTTCTTGGTTGTTTTCTTTTTTTATCATTTTTCATGGGTTATTCTCAAGAGAAAGAGAATACATTTTCAATCGATACTTTGCATGTTAAGATTGACAGTCTTTATAGAGAAGATCAGTTTTATGCCGGAATTAATTATAACTCGCTTATAAAAAAACCTGATGGTGTGTCTCAGTCTAAGATATCATTTGGTTTTTTTGGCGGATTTCTTCGGGATATGCCAATAAATAAAAAAAGAACTTTTGCGATCGCGCCTGGAATTGGTTTTTCGTTTAATAATTATCTTCAAAATATGGCCATTACTGGAAGTGGCCAAAATCCTGTTTATACCGTAATACCTTCAGATGTGCATTATGATAAAAGCAGGTTTGAGCAATTTCGGGTTGAATTTCCAATTGAAATTAGATGGCGAGATTCTGATCCTGTGACTTACCAGTTTTTTAGGATATACAGTGGTTTTAAATTGAGTTATTTATTGTTGGATAAATCAGTTTTTGATGATGGGATTAACAAGATCGTAGTAAAAAATAATAAAGATTTTGAAGATTTTCTTTACAGTGTGTATGTTTCTGTAGGGTATAGCGCCTTTAATTTACAAGTACATTATAACTTGAATTCTTTCTTTAAATCGTCAGCTCAAATTGATTCGGTTCCCATTACCATGAATGCTCTGAGCATAGGTGTCATTTACTATATTTTATAG